Below is a window of Lepidochelys kempii isolate rLepKem1 chromosome 14, rLepKem1.hap2, whole genome shotgun sequence DNA.
TGTGAAAGGGGACAAAGATCTGACAGTGGTTTTCTAGCAGCTACAGCCCAATGTCTTTTAATCCTCTGATGCATTCCTATTCCATAAGCTGGCTGTGTGGTGTATGCTGAGATCCTGCCCAGTATTGCTCTGATAAAATGATTTGGACATAACCAGACTCATTTTAtttccacaggtgctgccccagAACAGCTCTGTAAATACGACGACGTTCTTCAGTACCTGAATATCTCCTCTGAAAAGGCACCCGCACTACATACAATACCCAAGGAAAATTGGGAAGAGCCGTTGAAAGTGGAGGTACAATTTATATTGATGTCCATCCTCTCAGTGGTAAGGAAACAAACTCTTTATTATTCTGTATAGTAGGAAATATTGTGGAGATTGAAAAGCTGAGGCAGCTGATGATCCTAAAGTGAGTGAATGACTTCTCTCATTCATACCAGcacaaatcaggagtaaccccagTTACTGTCACTGATCTGAAAAGGTAGAACCCGAACCTTAGGTCTTCTTCTGACCTTCTCCAGACTTCATGGCTGTGGTTTGAAAGTAGAATCCAGAGCAATGTTTGGAGGTGCCAGGTGTAAAATAGTTTGTCACATCCGCACAAATGTGAGagttgtttaaaactgttttagTGATCACATGTTGAACAGGTGTCACATTAAAATGAGCTCTAAAAGATCAAAGTCCAGGGCAAGATTCATTTCTATAGCAGCCTCTTATCCACTTTTTAATTGACCTGTTAAGCTACACTGTGTTGCCAAAGTAATGCAAAGTTGTCCAAAAATACTCAGGAACTTGATCCTTGATTTGGATTTCATCAAAatgtctttctttttctgtttcctgcACACGCATAAAAAGCACCTCTTACAAGGGAAACACCGCCCTCTGCTTAGCCTGGGTGAAGGAAACACACATTATTATCTGATGTTACAGCAAAGTGGAGttggggggagcggggagagtCAGTAAGGACTTGTGCAGTTCTTGTTTGGTTTTTCCCTCCTTATATACCAAGAacctgtttgtcagaagctgggaatgagcgacaggggatggatcacttgatgattacctgctctgttcattccctctggggcacctggcactggccactgttggaagacaggatactgggctagatggacctttggtctgacccagtagggtcattcttatgttcttatgatcagAGTCTGAAGACTATTTCCCTGAGCCATGTTGTAATTTTTCTCCCATTCTACTGCTCTGGATCCTCTCCTAGCGCAGATTTGCATAGAGAGGTGTACTCTATCAGGCAACTATTTTTTCCAAACATTGAATCTTACCGTCCCAATCTACTCCCCAGTTTGTAAGACCAACAACAGTAAGTTATTGGCTTGACCTGATTTTCTCATATCTCTGACACCCTTCTGAACAGCCCCCAAGCTCCGTACCTACCTTAGTTAAGGAAATCATGATAATCACTTTCCCATTTCGTTTCTCTAGACTGAAAAGCTACAAACTGTCACTGTCTATTTCTTAGTGACCATggtaagagattttttttctgtaaaatcaaAGCTATTTCCTGTGTGCTGTGAGTCCAGAAATTGTTTCCATTCCGTGATTTTTCTTTCCTCTAGAAGTGGAAAAATGTCTTTGTGACTTGGAATCCTCAGGATTTCTGTAACATTTCCAACCTCGTTCTGCCAGTGGATACATTTTGGTCCCCATATATCATCATTTATGAACAGTAAGACTCTCCTTGGCCAATTTCAACTTGCTTCTGTAAGAAGGGTAATTATGAGGGACATGATGggagccactgaaatcaatgcgaCTAACTCATCTGAGTGAGGATTATTCACACAAGGAAAGGTTTTGCTGGGTGaattgtatgtgtgtgggggtgtgcgAAATAGCTAAGAATCAATTAACTGATCTCATGCTACAGTAAGAAAACATTCATTACATAAAACGGGGATTTTTAGTCCCGAAGCAAGGGGGCACTAGTAGAGAAAGTTTTCCCATAGGCTGCACAATCTGACAGACAGGGAAGCCAATCAAAAGGAGACATACTCCAACAGTATATCTTAGAGGCTCTTGTTACTTTTTATTCTGGAAGTCCAGGAGATGCCCACTGTACTATGATATTTGGTATTGTCCCTAAATGGTTAATTATTCATGATTATTTGTTAAGAAGCagctgtgtgctcagcactgcacaAGATACAAATAAagacatagggcctgattctgctcttacttACATGGtggaaatcaggagtaattcagctgaagtcaatagttagggggtggaagctgtgtgagatcagaattaggccaacAGTGCCTGGTCCAATGGGGCAAGAGGTTCATATATGCTTGAAtgtattttctgtctcatctAGCCCGCTAATGGGGTGCACTACAAATCTTGGTGTAGATTGGGGTTATCAGCCCTTCTCTTCGCCCCAGACTTTCtctgtttgttttctctcttcccGTCTCTCCTATCTCCTCCCACAGCTTTTTTGTCCTCtcctgtttattttaaatctcttaTCCCTTGTTACTCGCTGTCACTCATCCTTTCTCTTCTGTTTCCTGTTGTGTGTGTAGTAAGGTTCACTGACCATTCAAAGTCAGACTAACAGCGAGTTTGCAAATAAAATATTGTCTTCGATCTGCAACAAGTGTTTCGTCATTTTACTTTTCATTGTTGTTCAATCATTGGTTCCTTCAGAGTGGATGAAGAGAAATCGCTCAGCAGGCCCTTTCTGTCCATCACTCACAACGGCATCGTTAGCAAAACCCAACAGCAACAGGTCACCATAACGTGCAGCTTGGAGATGCACCAGTTTCCATTTGACACCCAAACGTGCAACATGAGCATATTCTCATTTATGAATTCAGGTATGTCCATTCTTATTCACTTTTTTACAACTAGACTGGATTGGCTGGTGCTGGCCCCTGGCCCCAGTTAGACaatggactagatggatcacagGTCTGAGCTACTATTGACATTTTTATGTTCACTACTCAATAGTGTacattgtgttaaaaaaaattatggcgCAAGGTGAAAACAGGGCCATAGCATGATCTCCCACTATGGAGtctcctatatatatatatatgtctggAAGAATCCAGGACCTGCCCCTGCAAACCCTTTATTCCCAGGAGTGGTCATCCTAGTCAAATGATtagtcccactgactgcagtaggGATTACTTGTATAAGAGTTTGCAAGGTCTAGTCCTTAAAATGTGCATGAGGGTCTAGATTAAAAATAGAACTCCAGCGGCTGAAGTTGAGAGGACTAATCACATGACTGAGAAAGGGCTGCAGGATGGGACCCAGACTTAGAGCTCTGAGCTCCAGGCTAGAGATCTAGGGTCTGGACTGCTGCATTCTTTCTTATTTTATCCCCATGGTAGTCGCAGAAATGGAGAGGCAAGACTTATTTTCAGGCATGATCTTTTATTGTTTGCATAGCACAGGTTTCTATTTAGCTACAAATATTCTAATAACTCAGTTTCATTTGAAAAGCAATTGGCTTAGTTAAAGTAAGGTATCAAATGTTTCATGACATTCctagactttaaagccagaagggatcattagatcatctaatctgaccttctgtgtatcacaggccattaaatgtCACCCGGTTACCCCtgaattgagcccaataacttgtgtttggctaaagcagcTCTTCCAGAAAGTCAGCCAGTCGCAATTGGAAGAGAAAATTCTTTGCTAGGAATGCAAGTAGTAAACACGCCCAGTTCACATCTGGGAGTAAAACATTCCAGGGAAGGGGGCTAGTCATGTCGGTATCGAGACCTCGATATTTTTCCCAAGAAAATGCTCCATTTGCACAATTGCCACCTTAAGGATCATCCTTCTGTAGCTAAAGGAATGTGCTTGCAATAGTGAGTCTGTGCAGAAGAGGGCCAGATAGTAGCTACTCCTAAGTATTTATGGAAGCACAGGGAAGAGACAGACACTGCCAACTGCTCCTCCAAATGCTTGAtctaaagctcactgaagtcagtggaaagactcccactgacttcaataggatttggaTCCAGGCCATAAGATGGGAGACAGAATTCAACCAAGTATCCAAGACCAATGGAGTTATGAAACTCCTACTGTCAGCAGACATTTGTTCCCATTTAAGCAGTGaccactgggccagattctgatctcagactGATAtaagtccattgatttcaatgaagttaTTGCCAGTTTATCCTGGAGTAAGAATCAAGCTCCAAGTACATGACTAGTTCTGTTTTGGGCAAGAGATATAATTTTCCCACCAGGGGgatcttaaccttctcttccctTCTTCTGAATACACACCTGGACTATGGCAGCAGATCTGAACTCCCTGCACTGAGAAAGGAACCACCTTTAAACCACTCTGTCctcattttctttcttcaaaCAGAAACAGACATTATACTCCTGTCCAGTCAGACAACAGAAGAGGCGAATAAACAAAGCCAACTTTATCACCTGACCAATGGAGAATGGAAGTTCATGAACATAAACATCATACAACACACAGAGTcattggaggaggaggagtttgcTGTGATCACCTATGAGGTATTGCATCATCAGTGTCTTTCACACACTATatatttcattcattcattgacTTATCAAAAACACACCCTTCAGAACATCAGGGCTCACctacaaaaactaaaaacacAACCCAAGCAAAATCTAGTCATCTTTAAAGGACTAACCCCCACAATTACAAATGCACATTTCCCTCACCAGGCAAAGAGCTTTATAAACTATAGGTATTTTAACAAAAGGTCCAGCAAGATACAGATTATTTACTTATGTCCAAGGCTTAGTATTGCTACGTTAGCAACTTTGTGAGAGTTTAAAATCTCAAAACACAATGATCTGATAAAAATGAAAGTTACTTACTGTACCTCTAAATGGAGGTCTCGGAATGTGGCACCTCTGCAGGGTCAGAGTATTGTGCCAGGCCTGCCTGAACCCTACAATGTAGATCTGTTGAGCTAAATCAAGAAAGAGCTCAATTTGCTGCTCATGCCAAGTGCTGCATTCTACAAGGAGTTCATGGGGGAAATACATAACTCCCATGTCTAAATGGGAGAACTACAGCAGTCTCACAAATCCAGAAGCACATGTGCCCAAGACAACTCATGCTAGTTCCACTGCCACATTCCTAGCATCTCTCACCTAACAGTGCAGGAGACAATGCCAAAAAGAGTGTGGAACCAAAGCCAGATCATGCTTTACAGTACAGCTCTCATAGGAGCATATGGGGTCAGACACTAATGCTGGCAAGTCACTGGATTCCTTCATAGCTGGtaacaaaaacatattttcatGCTATAGAACACCACAatcctggggccagatcctcagtaggTACAAACTGCtatagctccactgacatcaatggagctaccctgatttataccagctgaggatgtggtctAAGGCAGTTTCCTCTTCCTGTGAGATCTACTATAGGCCACTCTAAGACAGCTCACtgcactagatggaccttttTGTCCGCTCCAGTTTTAGCGTGTGTGTTTAGGGgagtagaagaaaaaaaaacagacatgTGAGGGCATAGGTATTCAATGGGCACATGTGCATGAATATTCATACAGAGAATACCAGCAGGAAAATAGCAAGAGTGGAGCAAGAGAAGAACAAAGGGCTCGACCCAAAATGAGGGCAAAGGGGGTTAGGTGAAGTGGCTGGAAGTAGGTGGTAGAAAGAGATGGGCAGGTAAGGAAGAGCTAACAGGACAGGTGGAAGAAGGGTCAGACTATGAGCGGAGGGGAAGTTGGGGTTAGCAAGGAGGAAATGAAGGTAagcaaggaaggaaagaaagccGGGGACAGGATGAGGGCAAGTGTTTAAAGGCTGGCATTTGAAACTTGGGCTGCGCTAGAGGGTGGGAAGCCCACTGGGGCCTGTTCCCTCCTTTGAGTTGATAGTGGTAGCCTGGATTCCAACCACAGTTAGAGAgttaagctgtcatgggataagagggaaggtcccctcatggactagtaactggttaaaagataggacacaaaggttaggaataaagggtcagttttcagaatggagagaggtaaattgaggtgtcccccaggaatctgtactgagaccagtcctattcaacatattcatatatgatctgaaaaaaggggtaaacagtgaggtggcaaaatttgcagatgataccaactactcaagatagttaagttccaaGCAGAGTTCAAAGAACTagaaaaggatctcacaaaacagggtgactgggcaacaaaatggcagatgaaattcaatgttgataaatgcaaagtaatgcacattggaaaacaatcccaattatacatataaaatgatggggtctaaattagctgttaccactcaagaaagatcttggagtcattgtggatagttctctgaaaacatccattcaatgggCATCAGCAGttcaaaaagcgaacagaatgttgggaaatCATTAAGCGAGGGATAGAtaagacaagacagaaaatatcatattgcctctatataaatccatggtttgcccacatcttaaatcaggagtgggcaaactttttggcctgagggccacatcggggttccaaaacagtatagagggccgggtagggaaggctgtgcctccccaaaccctaaccctatccaTCCtgtcccacttcccaccccctgactgcccccctcagaaccctgacccatccaacccccccaactccttgtcccctgaccaccaactcctgggaccccctgcccctaaccactcccccaggaccccacccccatccaaccccccttgctccaTCCCCTGACTTCCCTGACCCcgatccacacccccaccccctgacaggcccccctctaaagcccctttcagaaCGCAGCCCTGCAAACATgggcggaggactcaggaggagcaggggcagccacaCAGCCGGAGAGAAGTGGCAGTTGGCCCAGATGCTTCGCCCTCGCCACCCGCCTGCTCCCCTGTGGCTGCAGGTGagcctcccttcctgctctcccctgcagtgcagccccctcccacgctGGCAGCACTGCGAGCTGAGACTGCGGGGGAAGAGGGGCGAGCCGCAGAGGGGCCAGGaactagcctccccggctgggagctcaagggccgggcaggattgtcccatgggccgtagtttgctcacctctgtcttaaatactgcatgaagatgtggtcgctccatctcaaaaaagatatattggaattggaaaaggttcagaggagggcaacaaaatgattaggggcatggaacggcttccatgtggggagagattaataaggctgggactttccagtttggaaaagagacgactaaggggggaatatgatacaggtctataaaaccatgactggtgtggagaaagtaaattaggaagtgttctttactccttctcataacaagaactaggggtcacccaatgaaacagcaggtttaaaacaaacaagaggaagtattttttcacacagcgcacagtcaacctgtgaaaaactccttgccaggggatgttgtgaaggccaagaccataacacagttaaaaaaaatagataagtTAATgtagaataggtccatcaatggctattagccaggatgggcagggatggtgtccctagcctctgtttgccagaagctgggaatgggcaacaggggatggatcacttgattacctgttctgttcattccctctggggcacctggcactggccactgtcagaagacaggatatggggggctagatggtcctttggtctgacccactacgACCATTCTTATCTTCACAGTTAGAGGCATCTGTCTTATCCCATCAAAACCAGCACTAATCCAGGCCATTCTGTTATTTCATGTTTGCCTTGTTCCCTCCAGATCTCCATGAAAAGACGACCCATTTTATACGTTTTGAACCTTATCTTCCCAACATGTGCTCTCTACTTACTGGATATGATTATTTTGTTCAGTGCCAGCTCTTTTGGGGACAAGATCAGCTTCCAGCTGTCACTCATCATTGGAGAGTCTATGTTAGCTCTGATTCTTAAGGACATTCTTCCCACTTCTTCTGATGACCCACCCATAATAggtacttgtctttattgagtAAAAGTCACTTTATATTCGACATGCACTGGATGTAAGGAAGAGAGCAGAATACAAACATGCCACCTATTCAGAGATAGTAAGAAGAGGAACACGTAGCCACTGCAGTAGAGCTGTAATACTATAAGTCCCTATTCAGAGCAGTTTCTGGAATTGGGGCACTATATTTCTTCTATGAACAGAAGCCCACAGTAGAAAGAACCATGGATCTAGAGGAAGGAAAGGCAGAGAGTTTATCAAGCACATTGTCTTTGTCTTGTTTTGCAGTGATGTTTTTCATAGGTGTCTTTGTCCTAATGATTATGGGTGTATTGGAGACCTGCCTATTAATGCAGCTGAAGAAGAAACCCCTCCACCCATTCCTCAAGGCTATGAAACTGCTGAGATGCCACGAGCAAGATAGAACATCATCCAGAAAGCTCCTAAGCAAGCAGGGTTGGTGTTTGGTTACCTGCATTTGAATATCCGTATCCAGTGTCAGGGTTCTGTCAGTATGGAGCCCCTTATCTCTGGAAATCAATCATGCTAGCAGGCTTAGAACCCAAGTCCATTGTGTTTCAGGCCACATTTGATTATACATTCACACACAGTTAAGACACTTACCTCTCAATGTCATCAAGGTGCATATATTATACTAATGAAatatatttacatacacacacacacaaaagagctgCACATTTGTTATTTATGAAGGCTCAGCTGTAAACCTAGCCCCACGCAGAGTCCTCCAACTCTGGCCAGCCCCACAAGCCCATTCAGCAAGAACAGTCCCTgagattttctgatggaaaaatgtatgaaattttaataaaaactaTCAAGCAAATAAGGTGAAGTTTAGCATCATGCAGGCCTCAGCTCTTGTCCACAATTTACCCTTATGTATATTTACTTTTGGCTGCTGTTCTGCCCATTGTAGGAGATTCGCTGACTGAGATGGCCGTGGGacaagaggagaggagggattcAAACCCACTTGGAAAGGGAAATATAGAACTACCCATGCTTACGGGAAGAATCAATGAGGAAGGGCAGCGAATTGGGACCCAGGCAGAGCTACAGGCATATGAGTCAGCTCTGGAGAAGATGTTTTTCTGCAGTCATTTGCTTTTATCACGACTgtttatcatcattattattgtACAATGGAGTGGTTAAATGTGGGCTAATTGCCTTTTCTAATACTTGCTTCAACCACCTCCCTAAGAAGGTTTTCCTGCTATTTATGCTTGAATTAAGCTGTATACTGCATGTCTGAATAACAGTGCAAGCTCTGCAGGGCAGGATCCTTGTTCTTGCATGTGCTTTGTAAAGCAATGTGTACACCTAGGGCATCCCATCAGCAAATAAGTTACGTGAATAAAATACATTCATGGAACTAATGTTCCAGCTGACAGGGAATTTTTGGAGTAGGTGTAAGTCATCTTAGCTGTACCTCTCAAAAGTGCTGAACTACACATGGAGATCTGGGGGGAACAAAGCAAAGATGAAATAACACAATGGACTAGATTAGTGCTGGTCTTGATGGGATGAGACAGGCTCCTCCAACTGTGACAGGAGTCCAGGCTACCATTAACCAGGTCCAATGAGCGTATCATGGACAGGTTACAGAGAAatgcttgtttcagagtaacagccgagttagtctgtattcgcaaaaagaaaaggaggacttgtggcaccttagagactaaccaatttatttgagcatgagctttcgtgagctacagcccacttcatcggatgcatactgagctgtagctcacgaaagctgatgctcaaataaattggttagtctctaaggtgccacaagtcctccttttctttttagagaaatGCTTGTGCTTGTAATACAGAAAAACGATGAAATTTATAATGGGCTGCTCATTTGGTTCACTGAACTGTTATCTCAGTCACCCGAACAACCTTAAGTTTAATCTGAACGGCAAGAACAGGGAGAGTATTCTACAAACACTAAGCTTGGCATCCTGCTTGGAAGACTCAATCCTGTCCTCCTTCAGGAACTATCCCCACCCTGTAAAGAGTGCAGAGCCTCCAAAACCAATTGCCTGCTTACTTCACAGCATTCATCACCcacttaaaaaaatccaaaaactcCTAGTGGATttaatgtttagttttgagatcAAGACAAAGACACTTTTGTGAAGCCCTCTACAATTACTTTATTTAAAAGATTCTAGAGACTTTGACAGTCACTAGAAACTGCTTTTGGACAGATTTACAGGTCTTCAATAGGTTTGTGTGGCCAGTATGGATATTTCTCCTTGTCCAATTTGGTTTCAGGGAAGACCTCATTCAAGTCCTCAAATGTCATCTGATCAAATGGAATCATGGTTCTGAACTTCTCAAGCTTGAAGTGGGAGGAGAGACAAGAAAATGTTAAAGTCAGATGTAAGCCAGCATTCAAATTAAACTAGATGTACAATTAGAAAATTAAAACAAGGTTTCATACCAAGCTGCCTTAAACATGAAATTCACAGGGTAGAACCCATCAAACTTACCTGTTTCTCATACTGGACAATGCGGGATTTAGAGGCCTGCACATACTCAGCAGCACTCTTAGCCTGCAAGACAACAAAGGATTTGGTGAGCACATTAATCCTAGATTGTTTCCTGCAGTGAAGCTGTGACTC
It encodes the following:
- the LOC140897848 gene encoding 5-hydroxytryptamine receptor 3A-like, yielding MSILSVTEKLQTVTVYFLVTMKWKNVFVTWNPQDFCNISNLVLPVDTFWSPYIIIYEQVDEEKSLSRPFLSITHNGIVSKTQQQQVTITCSLEMHQFPFDTQTCNMSIFSFMNSETDIILLSSQTTEEANKQSQLYHLTNGEWKFMNINIIQHTESLEEEEFAVITYEISMKRRPILYVLNLIFPTCALYLLDMIILFSASSFGDKISFQLSLIIGESMLALILKDILPTSSDDPPIIVMFFIGVFVLMIMGVLETCLLMQLKKKPLHPFLKAMKLLRCHEQDRTSSRKLLSKQGDSLTEMAVGQEERRDSNPLGKGNIELPMLTGRINEEGQRIGTQAELQAYESALEKMFFCSHLLLSRLFIIIIIVQWSG